The following coding sequences lie in one Nakaseomyces glabratus chromosome I, complete sequence genomic window:
- the PWP3 gene encoding PWP3 (CAGL0I10200g~Putative adhesin-like cell wall protein (adhesin cluster II); predicted GPI-anchor): protein MRQTTMLWSLLVFVLSMINLGLAKNPVDFTTVCQFPDNFSKKPGFLATTARLGLWITGNSYKELLNYPGTFTLTTQQASTTTPNIQLRGTDLFTTIYGLTVYPLYLLVELQGYFVPTQSGMYTFSLTGSDDAAIIFIGNPSTFPCDAFKTWPQATANDITVTDSINPSRTLYMVKGVAYPLRIAYYNGLGNGVLNAAFTDPSGTKRTDWNGYIWQYDQCSTCTYKPPPTVTTSITSGWVLSTTTTGTSYSPFTGIDGVESTSTIYQVVVPTITPSLSIPPITTVTIHNPEYVEEDVISFFSTTDSDGKPITGSTTINATREDILPDPPHTSFGPAPPPVTHTVDLGNGVTDYEVVTYWTTTNEFGGIITTSSTVTYSPPPVTVTATTAPDYVESDWISFFITVDEKGDIVTGSTTINATREYIDGEAPHTSFGPAPPVETKTVDLGNEVTEYLVISYWTTTNEFGGLITTSKVDTYSPPPVTVTATTAPDYVESDWISFFITVDEKGDIVTGSTTINATREYIDGEAPHTSFGPAPPVETKTVDLGNEVTEYLVISYWTTTNEFGGLITTSKVDTYSPPPVTVTATTAPDYVESDWISFFITVDEKGDIVTGSTTINATREYIDGEAPHTSFGPAPPVETKTVDLGNEVTEYLVISYWTTTNEFGGLITTSKVDTYSPPPVTVTATTAPDYVESDWISFFITVDEKGDIVTGSTTINATREYIDGEAPHTSFGPAPPVETKTVDLGNEVTEYLVISYWTTTNEFGGLITTSKVDTYSPPPVTVTATTAPDYVESDWISFFITVDEKGDIVTGSTTINATREYIDGEAPHTSFGPAPPPVTHTVDLGNGVTDYEVVTYWTTTNEFGGIITTSSTVTYSPPPVTVTATTAPDYVESDWISFFITVDEKGDIVTGSTTINATREYIDGEAPHTSFGPAPPVETKTVDLGNEVTEYLVISYWTTTNEFGGLITTSKVDTYSPPPVTVTATTAPDYVESDWISFFITVDEKGDIVTGSTTINATREYIDGEAPHTSFGPAPPVETKTVDLGNEVTEYLVISYWTTTNEFGGLITTSKVDTYSPPPVTVTATTAPDYVESDWISFFITVDEKGDIVTGSTTINATREYIDGEAPHTSFGPAPPVETKTVDLGNEVTEYLVISYWTTTNEFGGIITTSSTVTYSPPPVTVTATTAPDYVESDWISFFITVDEKGDIVTGSTTVNATREYIDAEAQHTSFGSAPPVETHTVVLENDMTNYEVVSFWTTTNEFGGVITTSSTRTYSAPPLTVTATTGEDYVESDWISFFITVDEKGEIITSSTLFNATRVYVDNNPPFMTPSLNVTSSVVSAYSNSSTQLSFSNGLQSSGVVSVTSQTNAFTSTKTVSDISYTKEAPTLNSKSDVIKSSSSGDILNVSTLVSSSHSSKLQSAYTAKESQVTGSHQNSVISTLTGPSGTPISSQSHSMVLNTMSDTLSLAVSTGSSNSGTVQVGKSNNPSLVMSTTETKISGSVASPNSILLNISDKSQSPTSSSKNETNTSKDSARTSILGGAPKKSGLPPSSIEVGVSSVFHGGSTNLWNHVPMVSIIISLLLHFI, encoded by the coding sequence ATGAGACAGACAACAATGCTTTGGTCATTGTTGGTATTTGTACTATCAATGATCAACTTGGGTTTGGCCAAGAATCCAGTTGATTTTACTACAGTCTGCCAGTTCCCTGACAATTTCAGCAAAAAACCTGGGTTTTTGGCAACAACTGCTCGGCTGGGTTTGTGGATTACTGGAAATAGCTACAAAGAGTTATTAAATTATCCAGGTACATTTACATTAACAACACAACAAGCAAGTACTACAACACCGAATATTCAGTTAAGAGGTACTGATCTATTCACAACCATTTACGGCTTAACAGTTTATCCATTATACCTGCTGGTAGAGCTTCAAGGATACTTTGTTCCAACCCAATCCGGTATGTATACCTTCAGTTTGACAGGTTCCGATGATGctgctattatttttattggaAACCCATCAACTTTTCCATGCGACGCATTCAAGACGTGGCCACAAGCCACTGCCAATGATATCACGGTAACTGATTCAATCAACCCATCAAGAACACTTTACATGGTAAAGGGCGTCGCCTACCCACTTAGAATAGCATACTATAACGGCTTAGGTAACGGTGTTCTTAATGCTGCTTTCACAGATCCTAGCGGGACCAAACGTACCGACTGGAACGGTTACATTTGGCAGTATGATCAATGTTCTACCTGCACTTATAAGCCTCCACCAACTGTTACCACATCCATTACGTCAGGTTGGGTGTTGAGCACCACAACGACAGGTACTAGTTACAGTCCATTTACTGGTATTGATGGTGTAGAAAGTACATCTACCATTTACCAAGTGGTAGTACCCACTATAACACCATCTCTATCAATTCCGCCAATAACCACAGTTACAATACATAACCCTGAATACGTTGAAGAGGATGTCATTAGCTTCTTCAGTACTACAGATAGTGATGGTAAGCCAATTACGGGTAGCACCACGATAAATGCTACACGAGAAGATATTCTACCAGATCCACCACATACATCATTTGGACCTGCACCACCCCCAGTGACACATACAGTTGATCTTGGTAACGGAGTCACTGATTATGAAGTAGTTACGTATTGGACgactacgaacgagtttggtggcATAATCACCACGAGTAGTACTGTTACATACAGTCCACCACCTGTGACGGTCACGGCTACTACTGCGCCagactatgttgagagtgactggatctcgttcttcatcacagttgatgagaagggagatATTGTGACtggcagcacgaccatcaatGCCACACGTGAATACATTGACGGTGAAGCTCCACACACATCATTTGGACCTGCACCACCTGTGGAGACTAAGACTGTTGACCTTGGCAATGAAGTGACTGAATATCTGGTGATaagctactggacgactacgaacgagtttggtggtCTAATCACCACCAGCAAGGTTGACACCTACAGTCCGCCCCCTGTGACGGTCACGGCTACTACTGCGCCagactatgttgagagtgactggatctcgttcttcatcacagttgatgagaagggagatATTGTGACtggcagcacgaccatcaatGCCACACGTGAATACATTGACGGTGAAGCTCCACACACATCATTTGGACCTGCACCACCTGTGGAGACTAAGACTGTTGACCTTGGCAATGAAGTGACTGAATATCTGGTGATaagctactggacgactacgaacgagtttggtggtCTAATCACCACCAGCAAGGTTGACACCTACAGTCCGCCCCCTGTGACAGTCACGGCTACTACTGCGCCagactatgttgagagtgactggatctcgttcttcatcacagttgatgagaagggagatATTGTGACtggcagcacgaccatcaatGCCACACGTGAATACATTGACGGTGAAGCTCCACACACATCATTTGGACCTGCACCACCTGTGGAGACTAAGACTGTTGACCTTGGCAATGAAGTGACTGAATATCTGGTGATaagctactggacgactacgaacgagtttggtggtCTAATCACCACCAGCAAGGTTGACACCTACAGTCCGCCCCCTGTGACGGTCACGGCTACTACTGCGCCagactatgttgagagtgactggatctcgttcttcatcacagttgatgagaagggagatATTGTGACtggcagcacgaccatcaatGCCACACGTGAATACATTGACGGTGAAGCTCCACACACATCATTTGGACCTGCACCACCTGTGGAGACTAAGACTGTTGACCTTGGCAATGAAGTGACTGAATATCTGGTGATaagctactggacgactacgaacgagtttggtggtCTAATCACCACCAGCAAGGTTGACACCTACAGTCCGCCCCCTGTGACGGTCACGGCTACTACTGCGCCagactatgttgagagtgactggatctcgttcttcatcacagttgatgagaagggagatATTGTGACtggcagcacgaccatcaatGCCACACGTGAATACATTGACGGTGAAGCTCCACACACATCATTTGGACCTGCACCACCCCCAGTGACACATACAGTTGATCTTGGTAACGGAGTCACTGATTATGAAGTAGTTACGTATTGGACgactacgaacgagtttggtggcATAATCACCACGAGTAGTACTGTTACATACAGTCCACCACCTGTGACGGTCACGGCTACTACTGCGCCagactatgttgagagtgactggatctcgttcttcatcacagttgatgagaagggagatATTGTGACtggcagcacgaccatcaatGCCACACGTGAATACATTGACGGTGAAGCTCCACACACATCATTTGGACCTGCACCACCTGTGGAGACTAAGACTGTTGACCTTGGCAATGAAGTGACTGAATATCTGGTGATaagctactggacgactacgaacgagtttggtggtCTAATCACCACCAGCAAGGTTGACACCTACAGTCCGCCCCCTGTGACAGTCACGGCTACTACTGCGCCagactatgttgagagtgactggatctcgttcttcatcacagttgatgagaagggagatATTGTGACtggcagcacgaccatcaatGCCACACGTGAATACATTGACGGTGAAGCTCCACACACATCATTTGGACCTGCACCACCTGTGGAGACTAAGACTGTTGACCTTGGCAATGAAGTGACTGAATATCTGGTGATaagctactggacgactacgaacgagtttggtggtCTAATCACCACCAGCAAGGTTGACACCTACAGTCCGCCCCCTGTGACAGTCACGGCTACTACTGCGCCagactatgttgagagtgactggatctcgttcttcatcacagttgatgagaagggagatATTGTGACtggcagcacgaccatcaatGCCACACGTGAATACATTGACGGTGAAGCTCCACACACATCATTTGGACCTGCACCACCTGTGGAGACTAAGACTGTTGACCTTGGCAATGAAGTGACTGAATATCTGGTGATaagctactggacgactacgaacgagtttggtggcATAATCACCACGAGTAGTACTGTTACATACAGTCCACCACCTGTGACGGTCACGGCTACTACTGCGCCagactatgttgagagtgactggatctcgttcttcatcacagttgatgagaagggagatATTGTGACTGGCAGCACGACCGTCAATGCCACACGTGAATACATTGATGCAGAAGCACAACACACATCATTTGGCtctgcacctccagtggagacgcacacagttgttcttgagaacgatatgacgaactatgaggttgtgtcattctggaccactacgaacgagtttggcggtgtgatcaccacgagcagcaccaggacgtacagtgctccacctttgacggtgacggctactactggtgaggactatgttgagagcgactggatctcgttcttcatcactgttgatgagaagggagagattattaccagcagcactctgttcaatgctactCGCGTTTATGTGGATAATAATCCTCCATTTATGACTCCTTCATTAAATGTGACAAGTTCAGTTGTATCTGCTTATAGTAACAGTTCAACACAACTATCCTTTAGTAACGGGTTACAGTCTAGTGGTGTGGTTAGTGTCACTTCTCAGACTAACGCATTCACATCGACAAAGACTGTAAGCGATATTTCGTATACAAAGGAAGCACCTACTCTGAACTCGAAGTCCGACGTTATAAAATCCTCATCATCAGGAGATATTTTGAATGTTTCAACTTTGGTTTCATCCAGtcattcttcaaaattgcAATCAGCCTATACAGCTAAGGAATCACAAGTTACTGGATCTCATCAAAATAGTGTAATTTCTACATTAACTGGACCCTCTGGCACACCTATAAGTAGCCAATCTCATAGTATGGTTCTTAACACAATGTCAGATACACTAAGTTTGGCAGTTTCTACAGGTAGTTCTAACAGTGGTACGGTTCAAGTGGGCAAGAGTAATAATCCTTCTCTTGTAATGTCTACTACAGAGACAAAGATATCTGGATCGGTCGCTTCTCCTAACAGCATTTTACTTAACATATCAGATAAATCACAATCCCCCACCTCATCTAGTAAAAACGAGACAAATACATCAAAAGACAGTGCCAGAACATCTATATTAGGTGGGGCACCTAAAAAGTCGGGTTTGCCCCCCTCTTCAATAGAAGTGGGTGTTTCTTCAGTATTCCATGGAGGAAGCACCAATTTATGGAACCATGTTCCCATGGTATCGATAATAATCTCATTGTTATTGCATTTTATCTAA
- a CDS encoding uncharacterized protein (CAGL0I10224g~Protein of unknown function): MSYWDTLQSILRQVTESRNCLGNHFISFKQHLQPIDSNMINLRPGTAKAQQFLQIMYTSFSITKFDTAS; the protein is encoded by the coding sequence ATGTCCTACTGGGATACCTTACAATCTATTCTTCGACAGGTAACTGAGAGTAGAAATTGTTTAGGTAATCACTTTATTTCCTTCAAACAGCATTTACAGCCCATCGACTCGAACATGATAAACTTACGGCCTGGCACTGCAAAGGCACAACAATTTCTCCAGATAATGTACACTAGTTTTTCTATCACAAAGTTTGATACTGCTAGCtaa